A single window of Microbispora hainanensis DNA harbors:
- a CDS encoding ABC transporter permease produces the protein MTMTATWLRLELRRRWRPLAVLTLLVAFASATVLASVAGARRGGTALDRLQRETLPATIAVLPNQPGFDWAPVRALPEVEALTTFAVTVGFGVDGIPASDDISSFPPADTGFLHTVERPVVLDGRLPDPGRADEAVITPGFAESYHRRTGDRLVMRLMSPDQASDPDYDPANGEPPRGPSLPVTIVGMVRAPWFADRVGENGALLPSYGLFAKYRENLIGEDGFVNAIVRLKHGVRDIPAFREGLARVSHRNDIDVWNNETKFAEPIRRMAGFEAACLLAFGLAALAAAIVLIGQSVVRYTAATVADLQVLRAVGLTPRQTVRAAAAGPFLAALAGTAAGVVAAAVASTWMPIGSAALVEPAPGFDLDWPVLAGGSILIPALVLAGAGGAAAVTLAVARHDPAGRRSLVALAAARAGLPVPLVVGARFALEPGRGAAAVPVRPALVGAVSGVLGVLAAFTFSAGVQDASAHPERFGLTYQLSAFFGMNGTDFGPAGEVLRTLAREPDIQGINDSRIAVAESGDVSVTMGTYAPVGRPLPVALLAGRMPRTAGEVTLAPKSADLLGAGVGDRIALRGGATPVTMTVTGIAFVPASPHNDFGDGGWVTSGGYDRIFAGAQAFKFHAAEVALRPGIDVAAARERLRAVVAAVEGAENMEFGDAWPLPEAMVQIRGVERLPALLAVFMALLAVGAVGHVLATAVRRRRHDVAVLRALGMTRGQARWTVVVQATLLALFGLCFGVPLGVALGRTLWRVVADTMPLMYVPPLAVTALLLAGPLTVAVANLLAVRPGRLAGRLRIGHILRAE, from the coding sequence ATGACCATGACGGCCACCTGGTTGCGGCTGGAGCTACGCCGCCGCTGGCGGCCACTGGCGGTGCTGACCCTGCTCGTGGCCTTCGCCTCGGCCACCGTCCTGGCCTCGGTGGCGGGCGCACGGCGCGGCGGCACGGCGCTGGACCGGCTGCAGCGAGAGACGCTGCCCGCCACGATCGCGGTGCTGCCCAACCAGCCGGGCTTCGACTGGGCACCGGTGCGGGCGCTCCCCGAGGTCGAGGCGCTGACGACGTTCGCGGTGACGGTCGGCTTCGGAGTGGACGGCATCCCCGCGTCCGACGACATCTCCAGCTTCCCGCCCGCCGACACCGGCTTCCTGCACACCGTCGAGCGGCCCGTCGTCCTCGACGGACGGCTGCCCGATCCGGGGCGGGCCGACGAGGCCGTGATCACTCCGGGGTTCGCCGAGTCCTACCACCGCCGCACGGGCGATCGGCTGGTCATGCGGCTGATGTCCCCTGATCAGGCATCGGACCCGGACTACGACCCGGCGAACGGCGAGCCGCCACGGGGACCGTCGCTCCCGGTCACGATCGTCGGCATGGTCCGCGCGCCGTGGTTCGCCGACCGCGTCGGGGAGAACGGCGCCCTCCTCCCGTCGTACGGACTGTTCGCGAAATATCGGGAGAACCTGATCGGGGAGGACGGCTTCGTCAACGCCATCGTCCGGCTGAAGCACGGCGTGCGGGACATCCCCGCGTTCCGGGAGGGCCTCGCGAGGGTCTCCCACCGCAACGACATCGACGTGTGGAACAACGAGACGAAGTTCGCCGAGCCTATCCGCCGGATGGCCGGCTTCGAGGCCGCCTGCCTGCTCGCCTTCGGGCTCGCCGCGCTGGCCGCGGCGATCGTGCTGATCGGGCAGTCGGTGGTGCGCTACACGGCGGCGACGGTCGCCGACCTGCAGGTGCTGCGGGCCGTCGGCCTGACGCCGCGCCAGACGGTGCGGGCGGCCGCGGCCGGTCCGTTCCTCGCGGCGCTCGCCGGCACGGCCGCGGGGGTCGTCGCCGCGGCGGTGGCGTCCACCTGGATGCCGATCGGATCGGCGGCGCTGGTCGAGCCCGCTCCCGGCTTCGACCTGGACTGGCCGGTCCTGGCCGGCGGGTCGATCCTCATCCCCGCGCTCGTCCTCGCCGGAGCCGGGGGCGCGGCGGCCGTCACCCTGGCCGTCGCCCGGCACGACCCGGCGGGACGCCGGTCCCTGGTGGCCCTCGCGGCGGCCCGCGCCGGTCTTCCCGTGCCGCTCGTCGTCGGTGCGCGGTTCGCCCTGGAGCCGGGCAGGGGCGCCGCAGCGGTCCCGGTCAGGCCGGCGTTGGTCGGCGCGGTCTCCGGAGTGCTCGGCGTGCTGGCCGCCTTCACCTTCTCCGCCGGGGTGCAGGACGCCTCCGCTCATCCGGAGCGGTTCGGGCTGACCTACCAGCTGTCGGCGTTCTTCGGCATGAACGGGACGGACTTCGGGCCGGCCGGCGAGGTGCTGCGCACCCTGGCGCGGGAGCCGGACATCCAGGGGATCAACGACAGCCGGATCGCCGTCGCGGAGTCCGGAGACGTCTCCGTCACGATGGGCACGTACGCCCCGGTGGGCCGGCCGCTGCCGGTGGCGCTCCTCGCCGGCCGGATGCCGCGGACGGCGGGCGAGGTCACGCTCGCGCCCAAGAGCGCCGACCTGCTCGGAGCCGGCGTGGGCGACCGGATCGCGCTGCGGGGCGGCGCCACACCGGTGACCATGACCGTCACGGGGATCGCGTTCGTGCCCGCCAGCCCGCACAACGACTTCGGCGACGGAGGCTGGGTCACCTCCGGCGGATACGACCGGATCTTCGCCGGGGCGCAGGCCTTCAAGTTCCACGCGGCCGAGGTCGCCCTGCGTCCCGGCATCGACGTCGCCGCCGCGCGGGAGAGGCTGCGGGCCGTCGTCGCCGCGGTCGAGGGCGCCGAGAACATGGAGTTCGGAGACGCCTGGCCGCTGCCCGAGGCGATGGTCCAGATCCGCGGTGTGGAGCGGCTGCCCGCCCTCCTGGCGGTCTTCATGGCGCTCCTGGCGGTCGGCGCCGTCGGGCACGTCCTCGCGACGGCGGTCCGGCGACGGCGGCACGACGTGGCGGTGCTGCGGGCGCTCGGCATGACGCGCGGGCAGGCCCGATGGACTGTGGTCGTGCAGGCCACGCTGCTGGCATTGTTCGGGCTGTGCTTCGGGGTGCCGCTCGGGGTCGCGCTCGGGCGCACGCTGTGGAGGGTGGTGGCGGACACGATGCCGCTGATGTACGTGCCGCCCCTGGCGGTGACGGCGCTGCTCCTGGCCGGGCCGCTGACCGTCGCCGTCGCCAACCTGCTGGCCGTCCGGCCGGGGCGGCTCGCCGGCCGGCTGCGGATCGGCCACATCCTGCGGGCGGAGTAG
- a CDS encoding sensor histidine kinase, translating into MIIACALVAAAWLAATVAAFFAGRPALARVAGLVAVTHAVAVVVPRAAPLVVAAWLICGLGLPDGLLESPARRLLAAGAATGALVWTPALPVTTGSVVAAAAAASAVALGGVAVRCPRAPAARRRTLQWIAAATVVTAAIDAVLVAVNALLGTPHDLLPWMLGAMAVMPVGLLLGQVKATARLAERALVEAVVIAGLTMLVVAVYLVVVIGLARRPVAAERDVLVASVAASLAAVLLALPVRFRLVSVGMSLLGRRGQTPEEALASFGARMSRAVPFDELLLQLVESLRAALGQAGAEVWVGADGTLHRQVSVPERPADVITLTDKERLVIGGTRIGGTAWTSVWLPALLDDREAPIRVAPAAHLGDLLGLLVVRRPREGVEFSEEDDRVLIQLARQVGLALHNMRLDTALQASLEELRQRNEELQASRLRIVTAADASRRAIERDLHDGAQQHLVALAVKLGLVREIIKDDVAMAAELLDELRGDVQQANAAFRELAHGIYPPLLRDHGLGEALRSAGRRVALPYRVEVNLTERYPEQVEAAVYFCCLEAIQNAGKHAGPGASVEVRIHAEDGVLHFSVRDDGAGFTPGGVQGHGFVNMTDRLGAIGGRLHVESAPGAGTTIRGEVPVHGC; encoded by the coding sequence ATGATCATCGCCTGTGCGCTCGTCGCCGCCGCCTGGCTCGCCGCCACGGTGGCCGCCTTCTTCGCCGGCCGCCCGGCGCTGGCCCGCGTGGCCGGTCTCGTCGCCGTGACGCACGCGGTGGCCGTCGTGGTGCCCCGGGCCGCGCCGCTGGTCGTGGCGGCCTGGCTGATCTGCGGGCTCGGCCTGCCGGACGGCCTGCTCGAATCCCCGGCCCGCCGGCTGCTCGCGGCCGGAGCGGCGACGGGCGCGCTCGTGTGGACGCCGGCGCTGCCGGTCACCACGGGGTCCGTCGTCGCCGCCGCGGCCGCCGCCTCGGCCGTGGCACTCGGGGGCGTGGCCGTCCGCTGTCCCAGGGCTCCCGCCGCGCGCCGCCGCACCCTGCAGTGGATCGCCGCGGCCACGGTGGTGACGGCCGCGATCGACGCCGTGCTGGTGGCGGTCAACGCCCTGCTCGGCACCCCGCACGATCTCCTGCCCTGGATGCTCGGCGCCATGGCGGTCATGCCCGTGGGCCTGCTGCTCGGCCAGGTGAAGGCGACCGCGCGCCTCGCGGAGCGGGCCCTGGTCGAGGCGGTGGTGATCGCGGGCCTGACCATGCTCGTGGTCGCGGTCTACCTGGTCGTGGTCATCGGGCTGGCCCGCCGTCCTGTCGCCGCCGAGCGCGACGTGCTGGTCGCCAGCGTCGCCGCCTCGCTCGCGGCGGTGCTGCTCGCCCTGCCCGTACGGTTCCGCCTGGTCTCGGTGGGGATGTCGCTGCTGGGACGGCGCGGGCAGACGCCGGAGGAGGCGCTCGCGTCGTTCGGCGCCCGGATGAGCCGCGCGGTGCCGTTCGACGAACTGCTGCTCCAGCTCGTGGAGTCGCTGCGGGCCGCGCTCGGCCAGGCCGGCGCCGAGGTGTGGGTGGGCGCGGACGGCACGCTCCACCGCCAGGTCAGCGTGCCGGAACGCCCGGCCGACGTGATCACCCTCACCGACAAGGAACGGCTCGTCATCGGGGGCACCCGCATCGGCGGCACCGCCTGGACGTCGGTCTGGCTGCCCGCGCTGCTCGACGACCGCGAGGCGCCGATCAGGGTCGCGCCCGCCGCCCACCTGGGCGACCTGCTGGGCCTGCTCGTCGTGCGGCGGCCACGCGAAGGCGTGGAGTTCTCCGAGGAGGACGACCGCGTGCTCATCCAGCTCGCCCGCCAGGTGGGGCTGGCCCTGCACAACATGCGCCTGGACACCGCGCTGCAGGCGTCGCTGGAGGAGCTGCGGCAGCGCAACGAGGAGCTGCAGGCGTCCCGGCTGCGCATCGTCACGGCCGCGGACGCCTCCCGGCGGGCGATCGAACGCGACCTGCACGACGGCGCGCAGCAGCATCTCGTCGCGCTCGCGGTCAAGCTCGGCCTCGTCCGCGAGATCATCAAGGATGATGTCGCCATGGCCGCCGAGCTGCTCGACGAACTGCGTGGCGACGTGCAGCAGGCCAACGCCGCCTTCCGCGAGCTGGCCCACGGCATCTATCCGCCCCTGCTGCGCGACCACGGGCTCGGCGAGGCCCTGCGCTCGGCCGGCCGCCGGGTGGCGCTGCCGTACCGGGTGGAGGTGAACCTGACCGAACGCTATCCGGAGCAGGTCGAGGCCGCGGTGTACTTCTGCTGCCTTGAGGCGATCCAGAACGCGGGCAAGCACGCCGGCCCGGGCGCGTCCGTGGAGGTGCGCATCCACGCCGAGGACGGCGTGCTGCACTTCAGCGTGCGCGACGACGGCGCGGGCTTCACACCGGGCGGCGTCCAGGGGCACGGGTTCGTCAACATGACCGACCGGCTCGGCGCGATCGGCGGGCGGCTGCACGTCGAGTCCGCGCCCGGGGCCGGGACGACGATCAGGGGAGAGGTGCCGGTGCATGGCTGCTGA
- a CDS encoding phytoene desaturase family protein yields MAADGFDAVVVGSGPNGLVAAVTMAEAGRRVLLLEAADAFGGGLRTAEVTLPGFRHDLCATVLPLALASPAFRRDRFWQDLGVEWAHPAIPAAHPLDKRPAVLVHRSLGETALGLGRDGAAWRATVGMITRGGDRLVDTLLAPLSVPRAPLRAAGFGAVAALPATTLARALFRTAGARAALAGMAAHSMLDLRAPITGGYGLMLAGLAHHVGWPLVRGGSQRLADALVRRLKDLGGEAHTGHRVRSLDEVPAARSILLDLTPRQVLAVAGHRLPAAYRARLSRYRYGPGVFKLDWALSGPVPWADPAVGAAATVHLGGTMEEIAHAEAEVSRGRHPDRPYVLLVQPGVADPTRAPEGGHVLWAYCHVPNGSRVDMTEAVEAQIERFAPGFRDLVLARATMDTRALEAHNPNNVGGDIGGGAGDLGQFIGRPVYSPHPWATPVPGLYICSAATPPGPGVHGMGGLQAARLALRREARAAARG; encoded by the coding sequence ATGGCTGCTGACGGCTTCGACGCCGTGGTGGTCGGGTCGGGCCCGAACGGGCTGGTGGCGGCCGTCACCATGGCCGAGGCGGGCAGGCGGGTCCTGCTGCTGGAGGCGGCGGACGCGTTCGGCGGCGGGCTGCGCACCGCGGAGGTGACACTGCCCGGGTTCCGGCACGACCTGTGCGCGACCGTGCTGCCGCTCGCGCTGGCCTCGCCCGCCTTCCGCCGGGACCGGTTCTGGCAGGACCTGGGAGTCGAGTGGGCGCATCCCGCCATACCGGCCGCGCATCCGCTGGACAAACGCCCGGCGGTGCTCGTCCACCGCTCGCTCGGCGAGACCGCGCTGGGGCTCGGCCGGGACGGCGCGGCCTGGCGGGCCACGGTCGGGATGATCACGCGCGGGGGCGACCGGCTCGTCGACACACTGCTCGCCCCTCTGTCGGTGCCGCGCGCGCCGCTGCGGGCCGCCGGGTTCGGCGCGGTGGCCGCGCTCCCCGCGACCACGCTCGCCCGCGCCCTGTTCCGTACGGCCGGGGCGCGGGCGGCGCTCGCCGGGATGGCCGCGCACTCGATGCTCGACCTGCGCGCGCCGATCACCGGCGGATATGGGCTGATGCTGGCCGGGCTCGCGCACCACGTGGGGTGGCCCCTGGTGCGCGGCGGCTCCCAGCGGCTCGCCGACGCGCTCGTCCGCCGGCTCAAGGACCTCGGCGGCGAGGCGCACACCGGACACCGGGTGCGCAGCCTCGACGAGGTGCCCGCGGCCCGGTCGATCCTCCTGGACCTCACGCCGCGCCAGGTGCTGGCCGTGGCGGGCCACCGGCTGCCCGCGGCCTACCGGGCGCGGCTGAGCCGCTACCGTTACGGCCCCGGCGTGTTCAAGCTCGACTGGGCGCTGTCGGGACCGGTGCCGTGGGCCGACCCCGCCGTGGGCGCGGCCGCGACCGTCCACCTCGGCGGCACGATGGAGGAGATCGCGCACGCGGAGGCGGAGGTGAGCCGGGGCCGCCATCCTGACCGGCCCTACGTGCTGCTCGTCCAGCCGGGCGTGGCCGACCCCACCCGGGCACCCGAGGGCGGGCACGTCCTGTGGGCCTACTGCCACGTGCCGAACGGCTCGCGGGTGGACATGACCGAGGCGGTCGAGGCGCAGATCGAGCGGTTCGCTCCCGGCTTCCGGGACCTCGTGCTGGCCCGCGCCACCATGGACACGCGGGCGCTGGAGGCGCACAACCCCAACAACGTGGGCGGGGACATCGGGGGAGGGGCGGGCGACCTGGGCCAGTTCATCGGACGGCCCGTCTACTCCCCGCACCCCTGGGCGACGCCCGTGCCCGGCCTCTACATCTGCTCCGCCGCCACCCCGCCCGGGCCCGGGGTGCACGGCATGGGCGGCCTGCAGGCGGCCCGCCTGGCGCTCAGACGGGAAGCGCGCGCAGCAGCGCGGGGGTGA
- a CDS encoding response regulator produces MRVVDVIIVDDQAPFRSVARALIRLLPGWRVVGEAATGEDALDLVTGGRPTMILMDINLPGINGIEATRRILAESPDVKVVLVSTYAADDLPPDAGACGALAYIRKDDLTPALLRALPV; encoded by the coding sequence ATGCGAGTGGTCGACGTGATCATCGTGGACGACCAGGCTCCGTTCCGTTCGGTCGCCCGCGCGTTGATCCGGCTGCTGCCGGGATGGCGGGTGGTGGGCGAGGCGGCGACGGGCGAGGACGCCCTCGACCTGGTGACCGGCGGCCGGCCCACCATGATCCTGATGGACATCAACCTGCCGGGGATCAACGGCATCGAGGCGACCCGCCGCATCCTGGCCGAGTCGCCCGACGTGAAGGTCGTGCTGGTGTCGACGTACGCCGCCGACGACCTGCCGCCCGACGCCGGCGCGTGCGGAGCGCTCGCCTACATCCGCAAGGACGACCTCACCCCCGCGCTGCTGCGCGCGCTTCCCGTCTGA
- a CDS encoding response regulator transcription factor, with protein MRIVIAEDSLLVREGVRRVLDLQPDLEVVATCGDLPGLMAAVGEHDPDVVVTDIRMPPTASDEGVQAAVRLRESHPRVGVVVLSQYAEPAYATPLLAGGSSGRAYLLKERVSDAHDLIEAVRTVARGGSVIDPAVVDALVADTVHARSSPLAQLTSRERDVLAQIAQGKSNAAVGAALFLTERAVEKHINALFAKLGLGAEPDMNRRVMAVLMYLSEHGGASTR; from the coding sequence ATCAGAATCGTGATCGCTGAGGACTCGCTGCTCGTCCGCGAGGGCGTGCGGCGGGTCCTGGATCTCCAGCCCGACCTGGAGGTGGTCGCCACCTGCGGCGACCTGCCCGGGCTGATGGCGGCGGTGGGCGAGCACGATCCCGACGTCGTGGTGACCGACATCAGGATGCCTCCGACGGCGTCCGACGAGGGGGTCCAGGCCGCCGTCAGGCTGCGCGAGTCCCACCCGCGGGTGGGGGTCGTGGTGCTCTCCCAGTACGCCGAGCCCGCGTACGCGACGCCGCTGCTGGCGGGGGGCAGCAGCGGCCGGGCCTATCTGCTCAAGGAGCGGGTGAGCGACGCGCACGACCTGATCGAGGCGGTCCGCACGGTGGCCCGGGGCGGCTCGGTGATCGACCCGGCGGTGGTGGACGCGCTCGTGGCCGACACCGTGCACGCGCGGTCGTCGCCGCTGGCCCAGCTCACCTCGCGCGAGCGGGACGTGCTGGCCCAGATCGCGCAGGGCAAGAGCAACGCCGCGGTCGGGGCCGCGTTGTTCCTCACCGAGCGGGCGGTGGAAAAGCACATCAACGCGCTGTTCGCCAAGCTCGGGCTGGGCGCCGAGCCCGACATGAACCGCCGGGTGATGGCCGTGCTGATGTACCTGTCCGAGCACGGGGGTGCTAGCACCCGCTGA
- a CDS encoding response regulator transcription factor has product MRVVICDDSALFRKGLALLLDRVGVTIVAQAADPSELTALLEKQPADAVILDVRMPPTFTDEGLVAATELKKRFPALGVLVLSTYAEGALAARLLESSPRGVGYLLKDRVDDASALRDALERVAAGGVAVDPEVVSMLFRLRQEESLADRLTARERDVLRLMAEGRSNAAIARALFLGTKTVEAHIAAVLTKLDLSQTPDDNRRVLAVLTWLRMEGTGAHQNRDR; this is encoded by the coding sequence ATGCGGGTGGTGATCTGTGACGACTCGGCCCTGTTCCGTAAGGGACTGGCTCTCCTGCTCGACCGCGTCGGCGTCACCATCGTGGCGCAGGCCGCCGACCCCTCCGAGCTCACCGCCCTGCTGGAGAAGCAACCGGCCGACGCCGTCATCCTCGACGTACGGATGCCTCCCACCTTCACCGACGAGGGGCTGGTGGCGGCGACGGAGCTGAAGAAACGCTTTCCCGCCCTCGGCGTGCTGGTCCTGTCCACGTACGCGGAGGGGGCGCTGGCCGCGCGGCTGCTCGAATCGAGCCCGCGCGGCGTCGGCTATCTGCTGAAGGACCGGGTCGACGACGCGTCCGCGCTCCGGGACGCGCTGGAGCGGGTCGCCGCCGGCGGCGTCGCCGTGGACCCCGAGGTCGTCAGCATGCTGTTCCGGCTGCGGCAGGAGGAGTCGCTCGCCGACCGGCTCACCGCGCGCGAGCGGGATGTGCTGCGCCTGATGGCCGAGGGCCGGTCGAACGCGGCGATCGCCCGGGCGCTGTTCCTCGGCACGAAGACGGTCGAGGCGCACATCGCGGCCGTGCTCACCAAGCTCGACCTGAGCCAGACCCCGGATGACAACCGCCGTGTCCTCGCGGTGCTCACGTGGCTGCGTATGGAGGGGACAGGTGCCCATCAGAATCGTGATCGCTGA
- a CDS encoding transglycosylase domain-containing protein → MTSRLLGVSLGRVSLGRVSLGRAVLALGMCGAAGGTLVAGLVMPFAGGAGLAARSAASTLTYLPAPLREEPLPEVTRLLDRNGRQIAQFYYQNRQSVPLSAVAPVMRQAIVAIEDARFYEHGGLDIKGTLRAFVTNTRAGGIRQGGSSITQQLVKNIMVSQAESEQERAQALVRSFRRKLDELRYALALERKYTKDQILERYLNIAYFGAGAFGVQAAAKRFFGVDAADLTLTQAATLAGAVRTPYDTDPSLGDEHRDRLRTRRDLVLGRMAELGIIGKDAARTAAAAPLGLHLSPEPGGCAGSAHPFFCVYVEREVLTNPAFGYSRADRERRLQRGGLTIWTTIDPVAQRAAERAISARVKPRDHQVASETMIEPGTGHIRAMAVSKRYGRNPHNRDLGPSTTYNLAADTAHGGGLGLQAGSTFKVFTLATALKQGMRFGDGFAIPGAYVPSYGYRDCSGRAVNDPHTVIHNAGGEGGGGPYSLEMGTWQSVNIFYMRLEREVGLCDVVQTAKSLGIRRADGTPLHEVPTFTLGANEMDPTTVAAAYAALAARGRYCRPMAITAVVERDGTRTDIPPACVTALEPAVADAVSHVLTGVFSKGTMRGQSIGRPAAGKTGTNNGYTSAWFAGYTPALAAAVSVGDIRGSYRYPLTGVTIGGRYYGAVQGASLPGPIWVDSMRAALRDTPAYGFVPPDMARFGGGFTPGLKEALEKQREKEKKKRKAEREKHDDDASEQDATAGAASGVAGASGGTATSPLAAGGMTAPTGVGAAPAVPVIRPPMPGGVSTRHSSAASGARTPGRPLFSGARPVAHGSSSRAPVRTGSAGAPPAARRVGWASLIRPRDAASPASAPAAQRASARSGPPQQAKARKATAQHATARKTTARQVGARKSAAQRSQARKSQARKSQARQDEARQDEARRSRTRQGGTSATGGRKTARTATHAATHTGAARDGQRGRAARQTGHGAGGHRKKHPDGGRHPRHQTNGHPRH, encoded by the coding sequence GTGACCTCTCGTCTTCTCGGCGTCAGTCTCGGGCGCGTCAGTCTCGGGCGCGTCAGTCTCGGGCGCGCCGTCCTCGCCCTGGGCATGTGCGGCGCGGCCGGGGGCACCCTGGTCGCCGGGCTGGTGATGCCCTTCGCGGGCGGGGCCGGCCTGGCGGCCAGGAGCGCCGCGTCCACCCTCACCTACCTGCCCGCGCCCCTGCGCGAGGAGCCGCTGCCCGAGGTGACACGGCTGCTCGACCGCAACGGGCGCCAGATCGCCCAGTTCTACTACCAGAACCGGCAGTCGGTGCCGCTGAGCGCGGTCGCCCCGGTCATGCGCCAGGCCATCGTGGCCATCGAGGACGCCCGGTTCTACGAGCACGGCGGCCTGGACATCAAGGGCACGCTGCGCGCCTTCGTCACCAACACGCGGGCCGGCGGGATCCGGCAGGGCGGCTCGTCCATCACCCAGCAGCTCGTCAAGAACATCATGGTGAGCCAGGCCGAGTCGGAGCAGGAGCGGGCGCAGGCCCTCGTCCGTTCGTTCCGCCGCAAGCTCGACGAGCTGCGGTACGCGCTGGCGCTCGAGCGCAAATACACCAAGGACCAGATCCTCGAGCGCTACCTCAACATCGCCTACTTCGGCGCGGGCGCGTTCGGCGTCCAGGCGGCGGCCAAGCGGTTCTTCGGCGTCGACGCCGCCGACCTCACGCTCACCCAGGCCGCGACGCTCGCCGGCGCCGTGCGCACGCCGTACGACACCGATCCCTCGCTGGGCGACGAGCACCGTGACCGACTGCGCACCCGGCGCGACCTGGTCCTCGGCCGGATGGCGGAGCTCGGCATCATCGGCAAGGACGCGGCGCGCACCGCCGCGGCCGCGCCGCTGGGGCTGCACCTGAGTCCCGAGCCCGGCGGCTGCGCGGGCAGCGCCCACCCCTTCTTCTGCGTGTACGTGGAGCGCGAGGTGCTCACCAACCCCGCCTTCGGCTACAGCAGGGCCGACCGGGAGCGGCGCCTCCAGCGCGGCGGGCTGACCATCTGGACGACCATCGACCCGGTCGCGCAGCGGGCCGCCGAGCGCGCCATCTCCGCACGGGTCAAGCCGCGCGACCACCAGGTGGCGTCGGAGACGATGATCGAGCCGGGCACCGGGCACATCCGCGCGATGGCCGTGAGCAAGCGCTACGGGCGCAACCCGCACAACCGCGACCTCGGGCCCAGCACCACCTACAACCTGGCGGCCGACACCGCCCACGGCGGCGGGCTGGGCCTGCAGGCGGGGTCCACGTTCAAGGTGTTCACGCTGGCCACCGCGCTCAAGCAGGGCATGCGGTTCGGCGACGGCTTCGCGATCCCCGGCGCGTACGTCCCGTCGTACGGCTATCGCGACTGCTCGGGCAGGGCGGTCAACGACCCGCACACGGTCATCCACAACGCGGGCGGTGAGGGCGGCGGCGGGCCGTACAGCCTGGAGATGGGCACCTGGCAGTCGGTGAACATCTTCTACATGCGGCTGGAGCGCGAGGTCGGCCTGTGCGACGTCGTGCAGACGGCCAAGTCGCTGGGCATCAGGCGGGCGGACGGCACGCCGCTCCACGAGGTGCCGACGTTCACGCTGGGCGCCAACGAGATGGACCCGACGACCGTGGCGGCGGCGTACGCGGCGCTCGCCGCCCGCGGCCGCTACTGCCGGCCGATGGCCATCACCGCCGTCGTGGAGCGCGACGGCACCCGCACCGACATCCCGCCCGCCTGCGTGACCGCGCTCGAACCCGCGGTCGCCGACGCGGTGAGCCACGTGCTCACGGGGGTCTTCAGCAAGGGCACGATGCGCGGACAGTCCATCGGCAGGCCCGCCGCGGGCAAGACCGGCACGAACAACGGCTACACCTCGGCCTGGTTCGCCGGGTACACCCCCGCCCTCGCCGCCGCCGTCAGCGTGGGCGACATCCGGGGTTCCTACCGCTATCCGCTCACCGGCGTCACCATCGGCGGCCGTTATTACGGCGCGGTGCAGGGCGCCTCGCTGCCCGGCCCGATCTGGGTGGACTCGATGCGCGCGGCCCTGCGGGACACCCCGGCGTACGGCTTCGTGCCGCCCGACATGGCCCGGTTCGGCGGCGGGTTCACCCCGGGCCTGAAGGAGGCGCTGGAGAAGCAGCGCGAGAAGGAGAAGAAGAAGCGGAAGGCCGAGCGCGAAAAGCACGACGACGACGCTTCGGAGCAGGATGCGACAGCCGGTGCGGCGAGCGGCGTCGCGGGGGCTTCCGGCGGCACCGCGACCAGCCCCCTGGCAGCGGGCGGCATGACCGCTCCTACCGGCGTCGGAGCCGCCCCCGCCGTCCCCGTGATCCGCCCGCCCATGCCCGGCGGCGTCTCCACCCGGCACTCGTCCGCCGCCTCGGGCGCGCGGACACCCGGCCGTCCGCTCTTCTCCGGAGCTCGCCCGGTGGCTCACGGCTCCTCTTCCCGTGCACCGGTCCGTACGGGGTCGGCCGGCGCGCCTCCGGCGGCCCGGCGGGTGGGCTGGGCGAGTCTCATCCGTCCCCGCGACGCCGCTTCTCCGGCGTCGGCTCCCGCCGCCCAGCGCGCCTCCGCCCGAAGCGGCCCACCCCAACAGGCCAAGGCCCGGAAGGCCACCGCCCAGCACGCCACGGCCCGCAAAACCACGGCCCGGCAGGTCGGGGCGCGCAAGAGCGCGGCGCAGAGGAGTCAGGCCCGGAAGAGCCAGGCGCGGAAGAGCCAGGCACGGCAGGACGAGGCGCGGCAGGACGAGGCGCGGCGGAGCAGGACGCGCCAGGGCGGAACCTCAGCGACCGGTGGCCGCAAAACCGCCCGTACCGCCACACACGCCGCCACACACACCGGCGCCGCACGAGACGGGCAGCGCGGCCGGGCGGCCCGCCAGACCGGTCACGGAGCGGGCGGACACCGCAAGAAGCACCCCGACGGTGGCCGCCATCCCCGCCACCAGACCAACGGCCACCCCCGGCACTGA